ACTCGGCCTTGCCGTCAAATCCTGCCCGTCGCTGAAGGCTCTTCGCAAGGAACTTGCCGACGACGCTCACGGCTACACCATGGCCGTCGTCGATCTCAACCTGCCGGATTCGCCCTATGGTGAAGCGCTCGACTGCACGATCGAGCACGATATCCCGGCGATCGTCTTCACCGCGACATTCGATCTCAACACGCGCAACAAAATCATGGAGCGCAATGTCATCGATTACGTGCTGAAGGACAATGAATTCGCGCTCGACAATCTGGTCGCCACCGTCCGGCGGGCGATCTCCAACCGCAAGACGCGGGTGCTCGTCGTTGACGATGTCGTCTCGGCGCGCCAGGTGCTCGTCGACCTCCTGAAGGCACAACAATATCTCGTCGTCGAGGCAAATTCGGGGCTCGAGGCGCTGGCAGCGCTCGAGGCCTACAGCGATATCGAGCTCGTCGTCACCGACCACCACATGCCCGATATGAGCGGCTACGAACTGACGCGGCGCATCCGCCATCGTTTCGGTTCGGACAGGCTGCGTGTCATCGGCGTTTCCTCTTCCAACGACCGCATGCTTTCGGCGAGTTTCCTCAAGGCCGGCGCCAGCGATTTCGTCTACCGGCCCTTCGTCGCCGAGGAGCTGCAATGCCGCATCGCCAACAATGCCGAAACGCTGGCGCAGATGCGGCAGCTGAGGGCAGCGGCGGCCTGCGACTATCTGACCGGCCTCTATAACCGCCGCTATTTCTACGACAACGGCCCGAAGCTGGTGAACGAGTGCCTGCGGTTGAAGGTGCCGAGTTCCGTCGCCATTCTCGATATCGACCATTTCAAGCGGCTGAACGATACCTATGGCCACGAGATCGGCGACAAGGTGCTGAAGGCTGTCGCAAACAGGCTGTTCACGATCTTCGAGGGCAGCGACAATCTTCTCTCGCGGCTCGGGGGTGAGGAATTCGCCATCCTCTTCCCGCAGATGGATTCGGCAGCCGCGACCAAGCTCTGCGACGAGATCCGCTCGGACATTTCGCGGCTGAAGGTCACGGCCGACGACGAGGAACTCGGCGTCACGATTTCGATCGGCATCGCCGAGATCGCCGGTTACGAAACCTTCGAGAATTACCTCAACGCCGCCGACCAGTTTCTCTACATGGCCAAACACAGGGGCCGCAACCAGGTCTATTCCGATGCCAAGATGACGGAAGAGGCGGCGCAATAGCGCCTCTGAGGCGGGGCCAAGCCGCCGCCCTCAATCTCAGGCGGCGACGATCTTTTGCGTCAGGCGAGATCAGCTTTTCAATGTCTCAATCGGCGACGGCTGTCTTATTGGTCTCAAGCGGCGACGGCCCGTCTTATTGTCTCAGGCGGCGACCGCCTGGCGCGCGGTCGCCATGGTCATCTTACGCTCGGCACGCTCCTGCTGCGGCGAGCGATGGTAGAGTTCGCGATAACACTTGGAGAAATGCGAGGCCGAGACGAAGCCGCATGCGACGGCGACCTCGACGACCGGCATCGAGGACTGCACCAGAAGGTGGCGCGCACGGTCAAGGCGGATTTCCAGATAGTAGCGGGCCGGCGAGCGGCCCATCTCCTGGCGGAACAGCCGTTCGATCTGGCGGCGCGAGAGGCCGGCGCCGTCGGCGATCTCGATCAGCGACAGCGGCTCGGCGAGATTGCCTTCCATCAGCTCGATGATCGACAGCACCTTGGCGTTCTGCACGCCGAGGCGGGCTCGCAGCGGCAGACGCTGGCGGTCGTGCGGATTGCGCACGCGGTCCGTCAGGTGCTGCTCGCAGATACGGTTGACAAGGCTTTCGCCGAAATCTTCGCCGACGAGGTTCAGCATCATGTCGAGCGAGGCGGTACCGCCGGCGCAGGTGTAGAGATTGCCGTCGATCTCGTAGAGATCGGCATAGACCTCCGCCTGCGGGAAGGCTTCCGAAAAGCCCGGCAGGTTTTCCCAGTGGATGGCGCAGCGCTTGCCGTTCAGGAGACCGGCCTGGGCAAGCACATGCGCGCCCGTACAGAGGCTGCCGACGGCGACGCCGCGATTGTAGCATTCACGCAGCCAGGCATTGACAGACTTGTTGTTAAACTGCTCGACATCGATGCCGGAACAGACGAGCACCATGCCCGGCCGGTTTTCGCCGCCAAGATGACGGCGCTCCTCGGCGAGCGAGGAATTGGCCTCGACGCCGATGCCGCAGGAG
The nucleotide sequence above comes from Rhizobium indicum. Encoded proteins:
- a CDS encoding diguanylate cyclase, producing the protein MAFQADFQRDGIGLRSGGLKILLVEDSRMFSAVLCHRFQTELGLAVKSCPSLKALRKELADDAHGYTMAVVDLNLPDSPYGEALDCTIEHDIPAIVFTATFDLNTRNKIMERNVIDYVLKDNEFALDNLVATVRRAISNRKTRVLVVDDVVSARQVLVDLLKAQQYLVVEANSGLEALAALEAYSDIELVVTDHHMPDMSGYELTRRIRHRFGSDRLRVIGVSSSNDRMLSASFLKAGASDFVYRPFVAEELQCRIANNAETLAQMRQLRAAAACDYLTGLYNRRYFYDNGPKLVNECLRLKVPSSVAILDIDHFKRLNDTYGHEIGDKVLKAVANRLFTIFEGSDNLLSRLGGEEFAILFPQMDSAAATKLCDEIRSDISRLKVTADDEELGVTISIGIAEIAGYETFENYLNAADQFLYMAKHRGRNQVYSDAKMTEEAAQ
- a CDS encoding GlxA family transcriptional regulator; translated protein: MNRMQIKKRSVVFFMVPQFTMLPFSAAVDTLRIANRMLGYQAYTWRLTSVDGEKVYSSCGIGVEANSSLAEERRHLGGENRPGMVLVCSGIDVEQFNNKSVNAWLRECYNRGVAVGSLCTGAHVLAQAGLLNGKRCAIHWENLPGFSEAFPQAEVYADLYEIDGNLYTCAGGTASLDMMLNLVGEDFGESLVNRICEQHLTDRVRNPHDRQRLPLRARLGVQNAKVLSIIELMEGNLAEPLSLIEIADGAGLSRRQIERLFRQEMGRSPARYYLEIRLDRARHLLVQSSMPVVEVAVACGFVSASHFSKCYRELYHRSPQQERAERKMTMATARQAVAA